The region TTACCGGGCTTGAGATTGATGAAGAGGACTACACAGGCGAGTTTGATAAATTCGAGGTAAGGTATTAGCATGCTGACCAAGAGGATTATCCCCTGTCTGGATGTAACCCTTGATGGGAAGGGGGCAAGGGTTGTTAAGGGAGTGGAGTTTGTAAACCTCAGGGATGCCGGAGATCCCGTTGAGATGGCGAAGAGGTATGATGAGGAAGGAGCAGACGAGCTTGTTTTTCTCGACATTACCGCTTCAGCTCACGGCAGGAGGACAATGGTCGATGTCGTGGAGAGAACCGCCGAGGAGGTTTTCATACCGTTTACTGTTGGTGGAGGGATTAAAACCGTAGAGGATATCAATTTGATGCTGAGTTCCGGAGCGGATAAAGTTTCAATAAACACTTCAGCAGTAAAGAATCCAGAACTTGTAAGAGAATCTGCGAGAATCTTTGGATCGCAGTGCATAGTTGTTGCCATAGATTGCAGGAGGAATTTCGACCTGAGCAGAGGGAAGTACGTGGTGGAGCTTGAGGACGGAAGTAAGGCATGGTATGAGGTTGTTATCTATGGCGGAAGGAAACCAACGGGGATCGATGCAGTGGAATGGGCGAAGAAGGTTGAAGAGCTTGGGGCGGGAGAAATTCTGCTCACGTCGATGAACCGTGATGGGACGAAGGATGGTTACGACATTCCCATAACCGGAAAGATCAGCGAGGAGGTCAGCATACCTGTGATAGCATCCGGCGGAGCAGGTAAGCCCGAGCATTTTCTTGAGGCTTTTGAGGATGGTAAGGCGGATGCAGCCCTTGCTGCGAGCGTTTTTCATTTCAGGGAAATCGAGATTGTTGAGCTGAAAAAATACCTGAGCGAGAAAGGTATAGCGATGAGGCTTTAACCGTCTTTGAGGGCAATGACTTCGATCATCAGCTCCGCATTTTTTGGCAGTGCAGACACTTCAACGACTGATCTGGCTGGCTCATGTGAGAAGTATCTTCTGTAAACCTCGTTGAATCTGCCGAACTTGCTGACGTCTTTAAGATAAACTGTTACCTTCACGACCTGGCTGAAATCTGCCCCAGCTGCTGCAAGAATTTTTCCAACGTTTTCCAGCGTTCTCTCGACCTTTTCTTCGAATTCGGCGTTATTAACGTTCTCCGGAGGTATCTGTCCGGAAAGAAATATGAGGTTTCCCGCCTCAACAGCATGGCTGTATGGTCCGGCCTTTGGCACATCTTCCGAATTAATTCGTTTCATAACTCAGATGTGTCTGAAAAATATGTTAAATTTTGCCGTCATTGTCGCCCGAAATGTCGATGTGGACGAAAGCCTCGCTTACCTCTTCAATTTCTCTCAGCTTTTTCTTCACCTCGGTTCCGATGTCGTGTGCCTCTTTGAGCGTCTTGTCTTCTGAAACCTCAATGTGTATGTCCACCTGAAGATCCTTCCCGACGTAATGCGCTCTGAGGTCGTGTATGCCTTCCACTCCATCCACGCTTTTGGCAACCTCCCTTATTTTCTCGATGGTTTCCTCAGCCGGGCACATCCCGGTGAGGTAGTGAATGTTTTTCTCCATGATTTCAAATGCCGCTTTTGCTATCATCGCCGCCACTGCAATTCCTGCGAGCGAGTCTCCATAGATAAATCCTGATTTCTGGAAGAGAAGGCCTGCCAAAACGGCGATGCTGCTGAGAACGTCACTTCTGTGGTGGTATGCATCCGCTATCAGAATCTGGTTGTTGAGTTTCTTTCCCGCCCTGAGCGTGTACTGGGTCAGGGCCTCCTTGGACACTATGGAGAATATCACCACTCCGAGCATGATCTCATTGACCTGGATAAACTCTGCAGACGAAATCCTTTTCAGAGCTTCTCTGCCAATTTCATAGGCGGTGAGAATTAATATTACGCCTATGATGAACGCGAAGAGAGGTTCGAATCTTGAGTGTCCGAAAGGGTGGGTTTTGTCGGGCGGTTTGGATGAGATTCTCACCCCTATGTAACCTATTGTGGTTCCCAGAATGTCTGAAATTGAGTGAATCCCATCAGAGATGAGCGCGAGGCTGGAATAGAGAATACCCGTAATAATTTTTATTGCCGCTATTCCGATATTGGCCACGATTCCGATGGCGAGAACTCTGTAGGGATTCATACTACCCCGGTAACTCCATTTTCAATATATCTTTTGTGCTTTTGAAGCTGACAGTGTTTTCAGCCGGATATCACCATGGGACGTTTTTGAGCCTCAGCAGGTATGCCAGGTAATTTATGAGGCGGTGGAGGAGAGGGGTAATTATTATTCCAGCAACGATTGTTTCAGGAGTGAAGATCTCCCAGAAGCTTTCGTGTAGGCTGGCCATCAGGTACGCCACCACAAGAAAATCGAGCTGGTCGAGCAGGGGAGCTTTCTCCCCTCTTTCAATACCCATCCTTCTTTTTATGAAACTGCCTGCAATATCTCCTGCTAGAGAGCCGAATGACAGGAGAAAAAATAACCTTAGGGCTGATAAAAATGGAATCTCCGAGAACACGGAAAATCCGAAGAGAAGCTCGATTCTGTACTGGATAACTCCTGTCAGCAAACCTCCTGCAAGACCGCCGAGAAACCCCCTGAATGTTTTTCCATTTCCGAGGATCCTTTTACCATCCACAAAGTTTTTCCCCAGATCGATCGGTTTTCCACCACCGGTTATGACTGCGAAATTATTGGGAGTATATGCGGGAAGGAGAATCCAGATGGCTGTGAGCAGGATTTCAAGCATAAGACACGGATACGAAATGTTGATATATCCTTTTCGATAAAGATGTTTGAATATTATTGGAGGTGAACGAATGAGTAAAGTTGATTACCTGACAAAATCACTCTGTCCTGAATGTTTAAGGATAATCGATGCAAGAGTGTATGAGGAAGACGGGAGGGTGATGATCAGCAAAACATGCCCTGACCACGGGGATTTTGAGGACGTTTACTGGGGAGACAGCAGAATGTTCAACAGGGCGATGAAGTACGCCCATGACGGACACGGAATTGAAACCCCAACCGTCGATGTTTTTGACTGTCCGTTTACCTGTGGTCTTTGTGTGGGGCATAAGAGTCATACCGCTCTTCTAAACATCGTTCTTACCAACAGGTGCGATCTTGCGTGCTGGTACTGCTTCTTTTACGCCAAAAAAGCAGGATACGTTTACGAGCCAACCATAGACCAGATTGTGGACATAGTAAGAAATGCGAAGAACATGAAGCCCGTTGGAGCCAACGCCGTCCAGCTTACAGGAGGTGAGCCAACGCTCAGGGACGACCTTGTGGACATCATAAAAGCAATAAAGGCCGAGGGCATAGATCACATCCAGCTAAACTCAAACGGTGTTCGGCTGGCAAGTGATCCTGATCTGGCCTTGAAGCTTAGAGAGGCAGGAGTGAACACTCTGTATCTCTCTTTCGATGGTGTTGATCCGGAAACGAATCAGAAAAACCATTATGATGTGCCAAATGTTCTTGAAAACTGCAGAAAGGCGAATCTGGGTGTGGTGCTTGTTCCAACAGTTATAAGGGGCGTGAACGACAATCAGCTTGGTGACATCATCCGCTTTGGTTTTGATAATATCGATATTGTTAGAGGTGTAAACTTCCAGCCCGTGAGCATTACGGGCAGCGTTCCGA is a window of Geoglobus acetivorans DNA encoding:
- the hisF gene encoding imidazole glycerol phosphate synthase subunit HisF, which translates into the protein MLTKRIIPCLDVTLDGKGARVVKGVEFVNLRDAGDPVEMAKRYDEEGADELVFLDITASAHGRRTMVDVVERTAEEVFIPFTVGGGIKTVEDINLMLSSGADKVSINTSAVKNPELVRESARIFGSQCIVVAIDCRRNFDLSRGKYVVELEDGSKAWYEVVIYGGRKPTGIDAVEWAKKVEELGAGEILLTSMNRDGTKDGYDIPITGKISEEVSIPVIASGGAGKPEHFLEAFEDGKADAALAASVFHFREIEIVELKKYLSEKGIAMRL
- a CDS encoding Rid family detoxifying hydrolase, producing MKRINSEDVPKAGPYSHAVEAGNLIFLSGQIPPENVNNAEFEEKVERTLENVGKILAAAGADFSQVVKVTVYLKDVSKFGRFNEVYRRYFSHEPARSVVEVSALPKNAELMIEVIALKDG
- a CDS encoding cation diffusion facilitator family transporter; the protein is MNPYRVLAIGIVANIGIAAIKIITGILYSSLALISDGIHSISDILGTTIGYIGVRISSKPPDKTHPFGHSRFEPLFAFIIGVILILTAYEIGREALKRISSAEFIQVNEIMLGVVIFSIVSKEALTQYTLRAGKKLNNQILIADAYHHRSDVLSSIAVLAGLLFQKSGFIYGDSLAGIAVAAMIAKAAFEIMEKNIHYLTGMCPAEETIEKIREVAKSVDGVEGIHDLRAHYVGKDLQVDIHIEVSEDKTLKEAHDIGTEVKKKLREIEEVSEAFVHIDISGDNDGKI
- a CDS encoding CDP-2,3-bis-(O-geranylgeranyl)-sn-glycerol synthase — translated: MLEILLTAIWILLPAYTPNNFAVITGGGKPIDLGKNFVDGKRILGNGKTFRGFLGGLAGGLLTGVIQYRIELLFGFSVFSEIPFLSALRLFFLLSFGSLAGDIAGSFIKRRMGIERGEKAPLLDQLDFLVVAYLMASLHESFWEIFTPETIVAGIIITPLLHRLINYLAYLLRLKNVPW
- the tes gene encoding tetraether lipid synthase Tes produces the protein MSKVDYLTKSLCPECLRIIDARVYEEDGRVMISKTCPDHGDFEDVYWGDSRMFNRAMKYAHDGHGIETPTVDVFDCPFTCGLCVGHKSHTALLNIVLTNRCDLACWYCFFYAKKAGYVYEPTIDQIVDIVRNAKNMKPVGANAVQLTGGEPTLRDDLVDIIKAIKAEGIDHIQLNSNGVRLASDPDLALKLREAGVNTLYLSFDGVDPETNQKNHYDVPNVLENCRKANLGVVLVPTVIRGVNDNQLGDIIRFGFDNIDIVRGVNFQPVSITGSVPRKEREKIRITIPDAIKKIEEQTDGEIAREDFYPVPSVSPISHFVEAITGKPQYELTTHFACGMATYVFKIDGKMVPITRIVDVEGLFEYLNEKAEEIGKSRMKTIRTLKGIIDLRKFVDSSKAPFDLSRILFDILVRHDYSSLGKFHMDALFIGMMHFMDLYNYDISRVRRCEIHYGTPDGRIIPFCAFNVIPEVYRDKIQAKYGIPIEEWESRTGRKLQDDIVRVVRKKT